In the genome of Mytilus edulis chromosome 3, xbMytEdul2.2, whole genome shotgun sequence, one region contains:
- the LOC139517469 gene encoding lys-63-specific deubiquitinase BRCC36-like, with product MVIKCVCLESDAYMVCLTHALSTEREEVMGLLIGEIDENRISHISAVIMLQRSDKQADRVEISPEQLSDASTKAERMAKELCRPMRVLGWYHSHPHITVWPSHVDVQTQAMYQMMDEGFVGLIFSVFNEDKSTKLNRIEVTCFQSINQAMEDYPAQYARKEVPFYIEPSNGIGKACMDSLVQLPRILCQEEKEAFSKTTDGTDLDLITKLHNVSVYTKSLCHITEVMSGPLIQALENRLETNRSRIQTLQARKLDIEKQLKEIDNS from the exons ATGGTTATAAAATGTGTTTGTCTAGAGTCAGATGCGTACATGGTTTGTCTGACACATGCTTTGTCAACAGAAAGAGAGGAAGTAATGGGGTTATTGATAGGCGAG ATTGACGAGAATCGTATATCTCACATCTCAGCTGTTATCATGCTACAGAGATCAGATAAACAGGCTGACAGAGTAGAAATATCACCAGAACAGTTGTCAGATGCTTCCACTAAGGCAGAG aGAATGGCAAAAGAATTGTGTAGACCAATGAGAGTACTAGGCTGGTACCATTCACATCCACATATAACTGTGTGGCCGTCACATGTTG atgtacaaACTCAAGCTATGTATCAAATGATGGATGAAGGTTTTGTTGGACTGATATTTTCAGTATTCAATGAAGATAAATCTACAAAA TTAAACAGAATAGAAGTGACCTgctttcaatcaatcaatcaagccaTGGAAGACTATCCTGCACA GTATGCAAGAAAAGAAGTACCATTTTATATTGAACCAAGTAACGGAATAGGTAAAGCTTGTATGGATTCCTTAGTACAGTTACCAAGAATACTGTGTCAAGAGGAAAAGGAGGCTTTCAGTAAAACAACAGATGGAACAGACTTGGATCTCATTACCAAACTTCATAATGTATCAG tttataCCAAATCTCTGTGCCATATAACTGAAGTAATGAGTGGACCTTTGATACAAGCATTAGAAAACAGACTAGAAACAAACAGATCTAGAATACAGACATTACAGGCTAGAAAACTAGacattgaaaaacaattaaaggaAATAGATAATAGCTGA
- the LOC139515437 gene encoding putative leucine-rich repeat-containing protein DDB_G0290503 yields MVAFRVKVDRILLWIKTLHVWYYDHLGNSAEHDIRWFDDPADWNKNAGGNKAIPGVIQTQGNAKDKFVKRDFPIFIALIKKIKKFNGEQVIRHNTPTSCPVEEANEEDTLDKLYDDQTCEKQLFENKGDVNNNNQSTSNNQSNEWSVTQFRPEKMLERMENFFILALDKICTKQSELLSAKIKTMEDSYIKHIKENDNKLAKVLESVSKIQNAKSDSTNACDQKIFNKLNTLEHENSDLKMSLQQVKHTTELDKFQLQSKLDQQTSQSELQKVNHNKSQKQLEFEINKLETTIHEKDDKLKTLVSSCNELKSKLEEKDDGAAQFQDVSPRTRRSAQNNTLYKLERQILKESMCLSCHLYY; encoded by the exons ATGGTTGCCTTTCGTGTGAAAGTTGATCGCATTCTCTTGTGGATCAAAACTCTTCATGTATGGTATTATGATCATCTTGGTAACTCCGCCGAACATGATATAAGGTGGTTTGATGATCCAGCAGATTGGAATAAGAATGCAGGAGGCAATAAAGCCAT CCCTGGGGTCATTCAGACACAGGGTAATGCCAAAGACAAATTTGTTAAACGGGATTTTCCCATCTTTATAGCActaattaagaaaattaaaaagttcAATGGTGAACAAGTTATTCGACACAATACACCTACAAGTTGCCCTGTAGAAGAGGCCAACGAGGAGGACACTTTAGACAAACTTTATGATGATCAAACATGTGAAAAACAGTTATTTGAAAACAAAGGTGATGTAAACAATAACAATCAATCAACATCAAACAACCAAAGTAATGAATGGTCTGTAACACAATTTAGACCTGAAAAAATGTTAGAGAGGATGGAAAACTTTTTCATACTCGCTCTAGATAAGATATGTACAAAACAATCTGAACTTTTGTCggctaaaataaaaacaatggaGGATTCATATATCAAACACATAAAAGAAAATGACAACAAACTTGCAAAAGTACTTGAAAGTGTTTCCAAAATTCAAAATGCCAAATCTGATTCTACAAATGCATGTGATCagaaaattttcaacaaattaaaTACACTTGAGCATGAGAATTCTGATTTGAAGATGTCATTGCAACAGGttaaacacacaacagaattggACAAGTTTCAGTTGCAGTCAAAACTTGATCAGCAAACATCTCAGTCTGAGCTTCAAAAGGTGAACCATAACAAATCACAAAAGCAATTAGagtttgaaattaataaattagAAACTACAATACATGAGAAAGATGATAAACTTAAAACTTTAGTAAGCTCATGCAATGAACTGAAATCTAAATTAGAAGAAAAAGATGATGGTGCTGCACAGTTTCAGGATGTGTCACCAAGAACTAGAAGATCCGCTCAAAATAACACGTTATATAAATTGGAACGTCAAATACTGAAAGAATCGATGTGTCTAAGTtgtcatctatactattaa